The region TAGAGGTTCTGGGTCCGGGGTCACAACTCACAACCTCCTGCTCTATTGAGAAGCTCGAAGGGATGTCATCCTGAGCGGAGGCCGCAGGCCGGAGTCGAAGGATCTTTCCGGGGAAGACCGCAGCAGGCTGTCGAAACTGTGCCCGCAGAGATCCCTCGGCTCCACTCCGTTCCGCTCGGGATGACAACGTGGAGAGTTTCTCAACAGAGCAACGACCTCTAACTCACGACCCCGAACCTCCCAGCAGGCGGCGGTAGACCGCGTGGAAGCGCTCCGTATCGCGCTCGGGCCGGAAGGTTTCGAACACGGCCGGCGCGTTCGCCGCCCACCGTGCCCGCGCCGCCTCGTCGCTCAGCGCTCGCCGGATCGCCGCCGCGAGGCCGTCGCGGTCGTACGGGTCCACGACGAGACCCACGTCGAAGCCGTCCACGACGCGCCGCATCTCGGGGATGTCCGCGACGACGACGGGGAGCCCGGCCGTGAGGTACTCGAACAGCTTGTTCGGGAGCGCGAGCCGGATACTCTCCGTGATCGGCTCCGGCACGTGCACGCCGAGGTCGGCCGATGCCGTGAGGCGGAGGAGGTCGTCGGGCGGCGTGTGGGGGAGGAAGTGGGCGCGGCCGGGGAGTGCGTCGACGGCGAACCGTTGCAGGTCGGCCTTCGTCGGCCCGTCGCCGATGACGACGAGTGCGGCGTCCGGCACGTCGCGCATCCCATCGACGAGACGTTCGAGCCCGCGCCCGGCGCGGACGAGGCCCTGATAGAGCACGATCCGCTGCGACGCGGGAATGCCGAGCCGCTCGCGCAGGGCATCGCTCCGCTCGACGGTCTGCCGCGCGGGCACGTTGTGCGTCACGATCGGCCGCGCGATGCCGTACGTCGCCGCCATCCGGTCGGCGATGCTGTCGTTGACCGTGAGCACGGCGTCGGTGCGGGGCAGGAAGCGGTGCTCGACGGCCGTCCACGCCCACCGCGCCCACGGCTTCCCGGCCGTCGCGTCGACGTGCGGATACAGCTCGCGCGCGTCGAGCAGAAGCTTCGCATCGTGGCGACGGGCGGCGGCGGCGAGGGCGGGGAGGACATAGAGGTCGCTCGCGTGATACACCGAGGCCGGGCGGGCGAGCACCGCGCGCAGAAACAGCCGGTGCGCCTGCCAGAAGAAAAGTGGCCCGCGCCCGCTCGGCCGGGGCAGCACGTGCAGCCGCACGCCGTCGGCGATCTCGCCGGGCACCGGCTCCGGCCCGAACGTCAGCGCGTCGACGCGGAGGCCGAGGTCGTCGAGCGCCCGCAGTTGCCGCAGCGCTCGCGACGACGCCCGCACGTCGCCGACGAGCGCGAACACGATGTCGGGCGGCGAGGGGACAAGGGGGGGAGAAGCCACGGGGACGGGGCAGCGGGCGGCGACGTAGCCGCGAGACAAGGGGTAGCGCAGCGGGCGGCGAATATACGTTGTTGAAACAATTGGCGGGATACGGGGTGCTTGCATGACGTTCCAAATGGGGCCGGACGAACAGGTGGACGCATCGCCGTCCCCGTAGCCGCCTTCGACTTTTTACGTTCAGCGTTGCATGGATAAGCGTAGCATCTTCATCGGGATCGGCGTGCTCATCGCGGGCATCGTGCTCGGGGTTCTCATCGTGACGGTCGTGCGCCCGGACGCGCAGGACGTCAGCCTTTCCGACGCGACCCCGCCGCTGGAACGGCCGCCCGTCGCCGAGCCCGTCCGCATCGGCGACCCCGATCCGCCGCCGCCCCTGGCCGTGCCCGAGCTGATGTCGCTGAACAGCCTCTTCAAAGGCGTATCGAGCCGCGTCACGCCGACCGTCGTGTTCATCGAGGTCGAGATGCCGGCCGACGGGCGGATGGGGCCGGCCCTCGACGACTGGCACCCGCGCGTCCAGCCCCGCCGGTTCCGCCGGAGCGCGGGCAGCGGCGTCATCATCTCGCCGCTCGGCTACGTCGTTACCAATTCCCACGTCGTCGCCGGGGCCTCCAGCATCCGCGTCCTCCTCAACGACAAGCGCGAGTTCGACGCCGAGGTCATCGGCGAGGACCCGACGACGGACCTCGCCGTGATCCAACTCCTCGACGCCGACGACCTCCCCGTCGCCGCGCTCGGCGACTCCGACGAGATCGAGGTAGGCGAATGGGTCCTCGCCGTCGGCAACCCGTTCCGGCTGACCTCGACGGTGACGGCCGGGATCGTGAGCGCGCTCGGGCGGCAGGTCGATATCATCGAAGACGACTTCCGCATCGAAGACTTCATCCAGACTGACGCCGCCATCAATCCCGGCAACTCCGGCGGCGCGCTCGTCAACCTCCGCGGCGAAGTCGTCGGCGTCGCCACGGCGATCGCGACGGAGAGCGGGTCGTACGAGGGCTACGGGTTCGCCGTCCCGGTTAACCTCGTCACGCGCGTCGTCACCGACCTCATCGCCTACGGCGAGGTGCAGCGCGGCTAC is a window of Rhodothermales bacterium DNA encoding:
- a CDS encoding glycosyltransferase, with amino-acid sequence MASPPLVPSPPDIVFALVGDVRASSRALRQLRALDDLGLRVDALTFGPEPVPGEIADGVRLHVLPRPSGRGPLFFWQAHRLFLRAVLARPASVYHASDLYVLPALAAAARRHDAKLLLDARELYPHVDATAGKPWARWAWTAVEHRFLPRTDAVLTVNDSIADRMAATYGIARPIVTHNVPARQTVERSDALRERLGIPASQRIVLYQGLVRAGRGLERLVDGMRDVPDAALVVIGDGPTKADLQRFAVDALPGRAHFLPHTPPDDLLRLTASADLGVHVPEPITESIRLALPNKLFEYLTAGLPVVVADIPEMRRVVDGFDVGLVVDPYDRDGLAAAIRRALSDEAARARWAANAPAVFETFRPERDTERFHAVYRRLLGGSGS
- a CDS encoding trypsin-like peptidase domain-containing protein → MDKRSIFIGIGVLIAGIVLGVLIVTVVRPDAQDVSLSDATPPLERPPVAEPVRIGDPDPPPPLAVPELMSLNSLFKGVSSRVTPTVVFIEVEMPADGRMGPALDDWHPRVQPRRFRRSAGSGVIISPLGYVVTNSHVVAGASSIRVLLNDKREFDAEVIGEDPTTDLAVIQLLDADDLPVAALGDSDEIEVGEWVLAVGNPFRLTSTVTAGIVSALGRQVDIIEDDFRIEDFIQTDAAINPGNSGGALVNLRGEVVGVATAIATESGSYEGYGFAVPVNLVTRVVTDLIAYGEVQRGYLGVEIRAVTAADADRMGLDRIAGVYVSKVADDGAAQRAGLRTGDVLLAINGQEIDAPNQFQSAIALRRPDEDIRLGVWRRGERRDFEARLIGRDNVALQSWVAEINGRNPDFPAAPETRPPNPFHDDLDLYELEAWGVGLRDLTEEERETFGVEGGAYVAFVRQGGAASADGLPAGTALTEIEGEAIGSAEDATAVLDQVAEAGETALVRVLRSDGVTAYYDLESPAYAEQ